In Meleagris gallopavo isolate NT-WF06-2002-E0010 breed Aviagen turkey brand Nicholas breeding stock chromosome 15, Turkey_5.1, whole genome shotgun sequence, one DNA window encodes the following:
- the LOC100543634 gene encoding START domain-containing protein 10-like: MSRGGEMVYIPDDSDFSSFREQCESAEGWHCRYNKAGVTVWSQGQEESCTVQKIKTRISCKDVSAETLYDVLHDTHYRKKWDSHMIETHDIGRLTVNADVGYYSWKCPSPLKNRDFVTLRSWLPLGNDYIILNYSVKHPKYPPRKDFVRAVSLQTGYLIKANGTSACVLYYLTQVDPRGSLPKWVVNRVSQFVAPKAMKKIYKAGLKYPEWKRRHDPGYKPWVYPEQNTLPSLSLAELSLQHADSLEHIDETGLSEEHLSASDHEA, encoded by the exons ATGTCCAGGGGCGGGGAGATGGTTTATATCCCAGACGACTCCGACTTCAGCTCGTTCAGGGAGCAGTGCGAGAGCGCGGAGGGCTGGCACTGCCGCTACAACAAAGCTGGCGTCACCGTCTGGAGCCAGGGCCAGGAGGAGAGCTGCACCGTGCAGAAAATCAAG ACCCGCATCTCCTGTAAGGATGTCTCTGCTGAGACGCTCTACGATGTGCTGCACGACACCCACTACCGCAAGAAGTGGGACTCGCACATGATTGAGACCCACGACATCGGGCGCCTGACGGTTAACGCCGACGTGGGATACTACTCCT GGAAATGCCCCAGCCCCCTGAAGAACCGCGATTTTGTCACCCTGCGCTCCTGGCTGCCCCTGGGCAATGACTACATCATCCTCAACTACAGCGTCAAGCACCCG aaatatcCACCCCGAAAGGATTTTGTCAGGGCTGTATCCCTGCAGACCGGTTATCTGATCAAGGCCAACGGTACCAGCGCCTGCGTCCTCTATTATCTCACCCAGGTGGACCCCAGAG GATCTCTGCCAAAGTGGGTGGTGAACCGAGTCTCCCAGTTCGTGGCACCAAAG GCGATGAAGAAGATCTACAAGGCAGGGCTGAAGTACCCAGAATGGAAGCGCAGGCACGACCCCGGGTACAAGCCCTGGGTGTATCCAGAGCAGAATACACTGCCCAGCCTCAGCCTGGCTgagctctccctgcagcacgCTGACTCTCTGGAGCACATCGATGAGACTGGGCTGTCCGAGGAGCATCTCAGCGCCAGCGACCACGAGGCCTGA